One region of Brassica napus cultivar Da-Ae chromosome A10, Da-Ae, whole genome shotgun sequence genomic DNA includes:
- the LOC106369504 gene encoding uncharacterized protein LOC106369504 produces the protein MGENNGKSGCFSVTIVVCIFLIVGLDVIAGLVAIQAEVAQEEVKHMKVWLLECKAPSQKAFVLGIIALACLAAAHIFAVMIGCSLSNIFKVLAVPKMCAYINIACLSLTWIVATAGAGILTMGIWTNRESRSKCGFTNKHFLSFGGKVCFLHAIISVVLYLTNIISKKCRL, from the exons atgggtGAAAACAATGGGAAGAGTGGATGCTTTAGTGTTACAATAGTTGTTTGTATATTTTTGATCGTGGGATTAGATGTCATCGCTGGTTTGGTGGCAATTCAAGCCGAAGTCGCCCAAGAAGAG GTGAAACACATGAAGGTGTGGTTACTCGAGTGTAAAGCTCCAAGCCAAAAAGCTTTCGTGTTGGGGATAATAGCATTAGCATGTTTGGCAGCAGCTCATATATTCGCCGTTATGATAGGATGCAGTCTCTCCAATATATTCAAAGTACTCGCCGTACCTAAGATGTGTGCATACATCAACATTGCCTGTCTTTCTCTCACTTG GATCGTAGCAACTGCGGGAGCGGGGATACTTACGATGGGGATATGGACGAACAGAGAGTCGAGATCAAAATGTGGATTcacaaacaaacattttttgtCTTTCGGAGGCAAAGTGTGTTTCCTTCATGCCATTATCTCTGTCGTTTTGTATTTAACAAATATCATCTCTAAAAAATGTCGTTTGTGA